Proteins encoded in a region of the Streptomyces liliiviolaceus genome:
- a CDS encoding ABC transporter permease: MNASVRISVSSLRAHKRRFAGTFLAVLLGVAFLAGTLVMGDTLRASFDTMFGDATSGTDAVVRSADTITTPGESQGVRQPVDTDLVAAVEKIPGVAAAAPDIQGAGQLVGANGEPIGGQGPPTLAGNWIDDPELNAYRLAEGRAPAKSGEVVVNRGAAEKGDLRIGDTTTLRTPDPVDVTIVGLATFGGEDGMAQVTFTGMTRSDAEKYLTAKPGEAASILVRAGPGTGQRELVDALTPVLPKGVEAITGQELAEENTDMISGQFLTLFTTFLLVFSGVALLVATFSIHNTFAIVVAQRTRENALLRALGASRRQVTASTLVEASVVAVVASAAGLAGGIGIAAGLQALFPAIGFPFPEGDLVISALSMALPLAVGVVVCLGSALLPAVRAGRTAPLAALRETSVDRSGASRTRAVVGTGLAALAIAVTLTGVVVSPSLWLAGGGAVLALAAFVVLGPVAATSAVRVLGAPLDRLRGVTGALAARNALRSPKRTAATASALMIGVAVVSLFTVFGASLKATMDQTVSRSFAGDVVVSTPSFGAGGSGLSPALAGAIGERPEVDTAVGLGRGVAEVDGKGRALTVTDPVALERTFDLGDVRGSMRDLGADGIAVTEEEADKQDLTAGDTTRLAFTDGQEKTFTVRAVYGRSELAGEYVITREAWAPHRTQDSDTVVAVSFKDGVDAAEGKAAVEQVAKAYGNPEVQTRDEYARSSAGAIDMMLTLVYALLALAVLIALLGIANTLTLAVHERTRELGLLRAVGQTRSQLRAMVRWESVLVAAFGTAGGLALGGFLGWVLVKASDGASSSAFAFAVPPVQLCVVAGVGVAAGALAGLRPARRAARLDVLRAIATE, from the coding sequence ATGAACGCGTCCGTGCGGATCAGCGTCTCCTCGCTGCGTGCCCACAAGCGACGCTTCGCCGGTACCTTCCTGGCGGTCCTGCTCGGTGTCGCCTTCCTGGCGGGCACGCTCGTCATGGGCGACACCCTGCGCGCCTCCTTCGACACCATGTTCGGCGACGCCACCAGCGGCACCGATGCCGTGGTCCGCAGCGCCGACACCATCACCACACCGGGGGAGAGCCAGGGCGTACGGCAGCCCGTGGACACCGACCTGGTGGCGGCCGTCGAGAAGATCCCGGGTGTCGCCGCTGCCGCCCCCGACATCCAGGGCGCGGGCCAGCTCGTCGGCGCGAACGGCGAGCCCATCGGCGGCCAGGGCCCGCCCACCCTCGCGGGCAACTGGATCGACGACCCCGAACTCAACGCCTACCGCCTGGCCGAGGGACGCGCCCCGGCGAAGTCCGGCGAGGTCGTCGTCAACCGGGGCGCGGCCGAGAAGGGCGACCTCCGTATCGGCGACACGACGACCCTGCGCACGCCCGATCCCGTCGACGTGACGATCGTGGGCCTCGCGACCTTCGGCGGCGAGGACGGCATGGCGCAGGTGACCTTCACCGGCATGACGCGCTCCGACGCCGAGAAGTACCTGACCGCGAAGCCCGGCGAAGCCGCGAGCATCCTCGTACGGGCCGGCCCCGGCACCGGTCAGCGGGAACTCGTCGACGCCCTGACTCCCGTACTGCCCAAGGGAGTCGAGGCGATCACCGGTCAGGAACTGGCCGAGGAGAACACCGACATGATCTCCGGCCAGTTCCTGACACTCTTCACCACGTTCCTGCTGGTGTTCTCCGGAGTGGCGCTGCTCGTCGCGACCTTCTCCATCCACAACACCTTCGCGATCGTCGTCGCCCAACGCACCCGCGAGAACGCCCTGTTGCGTGCCCTCGGCGCCTCCCGCCGCCAGGTCACCGCGTCGACGCTCGTGGAGGCGAGCGTGGTCGCCGTGGTCGCGTCCGCGGCCGGTCTCGCGGGTGGCATCGGTATCGCGGCAGGCCTCCAGGCGCTGTTCCCGGCCATCGGATTCCCTTTCCCCGAGGGCGACTTGGTGATCAGCGCGCTGTCCATGGCCCTGCCGCTCGCGGTAGGCGTCGTGGTCTGCCTGGGCTCCGCGCTGCTGCCCGCCGTACGCGCCGGGCGCACCGCACCGCTGGCCGCCCTGCGCGAGACGTCCGTCGACCGGTCCGGCGCGTCCCGGACCCGCGCCGTCGTGGGCACCGGACTCGCCGCTCTGGCGATCGCCGTCACCCTGACCGGCGTCGTCGTCAGCCCGTCGCTGTGGCTCGCGGGCGGGGGCGCCGTGCTGGCACTCGCCGCCTTCGTGGTCCTCGGCCCGGTCGCCGCGACCAGCGCCGTACGCGTCCTGGGGGCGCCGCTGGACCGGCTGCGCGGTGTCACCGGCGCCCTGGCCGCGCGCAACGCCCTGCGCAGCCCCAAACGCACCGCGGCCACCGCCAGTGCCCTGATGATCGGCGTGGCCGTGGTGTCACTGTTCACGGTCTTCGGCGCCTCGCTGAAGGCGACCATGGACCAGACGGTGTCGCGGTCCTTCGCCGGGGACGTCGTCGTGAGCACCCCGTCGTTCGGCGCGGGCGGCAGCGGACTGAGCCCCGCACTCGCCGGCGCGATCGGCGAACGGCCCGAGGTCGACACGGCGGTCGGGCTGGGCCGCGGAGTGGCCGAAGTCGACGGCAAGGGGCGGGCGTTGACGGTCACGGACCCGGTCGCGCTGGAGCGGACCTTCGACCTCGGCGACGTACGCGGCTCGATGCGTGACCTGGGCGCCGACGGCATCGCCGTCACGGAGGAGGAGGCCGACAAGCAGGACCTCACGGCCGGCGACACCACCCGGCTCGCCTTCACCGACGGCCAGGAGAAGACCTTCACCGTCCGCGCGGTCTACGGCCGTTCCGAGCTGGCCGGTGAGTACGTCATCACCCGCGAGGCCTGGGCCCCGCACCGCACCCAGGACTCCGACACGGTCGTCGCCGTGAGCTTCAAGGACGGTGTGGACGCGGCCGAGGGCAAGGCGGCGGTCGAGCAGGTCGCGAAGGCGTACGGCAACCCCGAGGTGCAGACCCGTGACGAGTACGCGCGGTCCTCGGCCGGGGCCATCGACATGATGCTCACCCTCGTCTACGCGCTGCTCGCGCTCGCCGTGCTCATCGCACTGCTCGGCATCGCCAACACGCTGACCCTCGCGGTCCATGAACGCACCCGCGAACTCGGTCTGTTGCGGGCCGTCGGACAGACCCGGTCGCAGCTGCGGGCCATGGTCCGCTGGGAGTCCGTCCTGGTGGCCGCGTTCGGCACGGCGGGCGGGCTGGCGCTCGGCGGATTCCTCGGCTGGGTGCTGGTCAAGGCGTCCGACGGGGCGTCGAGCAGCGCGTTCGCGTTCGCGGTGCCGCCGGTTCAACTGTGCGTGGTCGCCGGGGTGGGGGTCGCGGCGGGCGCGCTCGCGGGCCTGCGGCCTGCGCGCCGCGCAGCCCGCTTGGACGTGCTGCGAGCCATCGCGACAGAGTAG
- a CDS encoding ABC transporter ATP-binding protein — MNAPPATTATKGTRTAARVAGAVKVYGAGDTAVRALDGIDVTFPAGRFTAIMGPSGSGKSTLMHCAAGLDTLTSGAAFIGDTELGTLDDRRLTLLRRDRIGFVFQAFNLVPTLTVAENITLPMDLAGRGRGRRGDGRGEGRGDGRRDGSSGEWIDALVEVVGLRDRLHHRPAELSGGQQQRVAVARAFAGRPDVVFADEPTGNLDSRSGEEVLNLLGRAVRRMDRTVVMVTHDPVAAAHADEVVFLADGRLVDRMESPTADRVLDRLKAFDGTFDSKGAPS; from the coding sequence ATGAACGCGCCACCCGCGACGACCGCCACCAAGGGCACACGGACCGCGGCGCGGGTCGCCGGAGCGGTGAAGGTGTACGGCGCCGGGGACACGGCGGTACGGGCCCTGGACGGGATCGACGTCACCTTCCCCGCCGGACGCTTCACCGCGATCATGGGGCCCTCGGGCTCCGGCAAGTCCACCCTGATGCACTGCGCGGCGGGCCTGGACACCCTCACCTCGGGCGCGGCCTTCATCGGCGACACCGAGCTGGGCACGCTCGACGACCGCCGCCTCACGCTGCTGCGGCGCGACCGTATCGGCTTCGTCTTCCAGGCCTTCAACCTGGTACCGACGCTGACCGTCGCGGAGAACATCACGCTGCCCATGGATCTGGCCGGGCGCGGGCGTGGCCGCAGGGGTGACGGGAGGGGTGAGGGGAGGGGTGACGGGAGGCGGGACGGCTCGTCCGGCGAGTGGATCGACGCCCTCGTGGAGGTCGTCGGGCTGCGCGACCGGCTGCACCACCGGCCCGCCGAACTCTCCGGCGGTCAGCAGCAACGCGTCGCCGTGGCACGGGCGTTCGCGGGCCGGCCCGATGTCGTCTTCGCCGACGAACCGACCGGCAACCTCGATTCACGCTCCGGCGAGGAGGTCCTGAACCTCCTCGGCCGGGCCGTACGCCGGATGGACCGCACGGTCGTCATGGTCACCCACGACCCGGTCGCCGCAGCCCACGCCGACGAGGTGGTCTTCCTCGCCGACGGCCGCCTCGTGGACCGCATGGAGTCCCCGACGGCCGACCGGGTCCTGGACCGGCTGAAGGCGTTCGACGGCACGTTCGACAGCAAGGGGGCTCCGTCATGA
- a CDS encoding SHOCT domain-containing protein, translating to MQTLANWDGGPGPWILFFPLIWAAVVIGVVTVLRRTVWRGRRGPWHGPERSRPSGDSPIAMLGRRFAAGEIDEDEYWRRLSVLDEQFGRTGPDERFGRTGKGGAA from the coding sequence ATGCAGACCCTGGCGAACTGGGACGGCGGGCCCGGCCCGTGGATCCTGTTCTTCCCGCTGATCTGGGCGGCCGTCGTGATCGGTGTCGTGACCGTCCTGCGCCGCACGGTGTGGCGCGGCCGTCGCGGCCCGTGGCACGGCCCCGAGCGGTCCCGACCCTCCGGCGACTCGCCGATCGCGATGCTGGGCAGGCGCTTCGCCGCCGGCGAGATCGACGAGGACGAGTACTGGCGCCGCCTCTCCGTCCTGGACGAGCAGTTCGGACGCACGGGGCCGGACGAGCGCTTCGGACGTACGGGCAAGGGCGGTGCGGCATGA
- a CDS encoding TetR/AcrR family transcriptional regulator — protein sequence MYSVCVSTPERLIEATRELLWERGYVGTSPKAILQRAGAGQGSMYHHFTGKPELALAAIRRTAEEIRATAEAVLGGPGSPYERVEAYLRRERDVLRGCPVGRLTMDPDVVASDELRAPVDETLDWLRERLAAVVEEGRERGEFAPGLDGEEIAATIVATVQGGYVLARASGSTAAFDTGVRGLLSLLAPRSPAGDCPTPTKA from the coding sequence ATGTACAGTGTCTGTGTGAGTACTCCGGAGCGTCTGATCGAAGCCACCCGTGAGCTGCTGTGGGAGCGCGGCTACGTGGGCACGAGCCCGAAAGCGATCCTGCAGCGGGCGGGCGCGGGCCAGGGCAGCATGTACCACCACTTCACGGGCAAGCCCGAGCTGGCCCTGGCCGCGATCCGGCGCACCGCGGAGGAGATACGCGCCACCGCCGAAGCGGTGCTGGGCGGGCCGGGTTCCCCGTACGAGCGGGTCGAGGCGTATCTGCGGCGCGAGCGCGACGTCCTGCGCGGCTGTCCGGTCGGGCGGCTGACCATGGATCCGGACGTCGTCGCGAGCGACGAACTGCGCGCGCCCGTGGACGAGACGCTGGACTGGTTGCGCGAGCGGCTGGCCGCGGTCGTCGAGGAGGGCCGGGAGCGGGGCGAGTTCGCGCCGGGACTGGACGGCGAGGAGATCGCCGCGACGATCGTGGCCACGGTCCAGGGAGGCTATGTGCTGGCCCGCGCCTCCGGCTCGACCGCCGCCTTCGACACGGGGGTCCGCGGGCTGCTGTCCCTCCTCGCGCCCCGCTCCCCCGCCGGCGACTGCCCCACCCCTACGAAGGCCTGA
- a CDS encoding DUF4865 family protein, producing the protein MHAMQYEITLPADYDMGIVRDRVARVGHLLDDWDGLGLKAYLLRERGVDGSAVNQYAPFYLWDTPEGMNSFLWGPGFQGLVNDFGRPVVQHWTGLAYEDGGAAGAAPEVAVRRRVSVPEGVPLAEVAREAVLEAGRLAALDGVVGAAAALDPRHWEVVHFSLWAHDTPKAEGETYRVLHLSAPGRDRLRRGRQW; encoded by the coding sequence ATGCACGCCATGCAGTACGAGATCACCCTGCCCGCGGACTACGACATGGGCATCGTCCGGGACCGGGTGGCCCGCGTCGGGCATCTGCTCGACGACTGGGACGGGCTCGGGCTGAAGGCCTACCTGCTGAGGGAGCGGGGCGTGGACGGCTCGGCGGTGAACCAGTACGCGCCGTTCTATCTCTGGGACACGCCCGAGGGCATGAACTCCTTCCTCTGGGGGCCCGGCTTCCAGGGGCTCGTGAACGACTTCGGGCGCCCCGTGGTCCAGCACTGGACGGGCCTGGCGTACGAGGACGGGGGCGCAGCCGGTGCGGCGCCCGAGGTCGCGGTACGCAGACGGGTGAGCGTCCCCGAGGGCGTGCCGCTCGCCGAGGTGGCGCGGGAGGCCGTCCTGGAGGCGGGGCGCCTGGCCGCGCTGGACGGGGTCGTGGGTGCCGCTGCCGCCCTCGACCCACGTCACTGGGAGGTCGTGCACTTCTCCCTCTGGGCCCACGACACGCCCAAGGCCGAGGGCGAGACGTATCGCGTGCTGCATCTGTCGGCGCCGGGGCGTGACCGGCTGCGCAGGGGACGGCAGTGGTGA
- a CDS encoding phosphotriesterase family protein, whose amino-acid sequence MSQVGAPRTVRTVVGDIPPAELGVCNAHDHLFFSSPRLPGQELRDAGAATAELAAFGAAGGGSVAQWTPYGLGRRAADLPLVARAAGVHVVAATGLHQAVHYAPEVLDRLRGGLRGGLADVFVSELTEGLATSGVRAGFIKVAGGFHALDAHARWTMTAAAEAHHATGAPIAVHLELGTGALDVLDLLCGELGVAPARVILGHLNRSPDPVVHRQAAESGAYLAFDGPSRANHATDWRMPDAVRDLADAGFGDRLLLGGDTTTAGARSVNGGPGMPYLLRRVRPRLELALGSELVERVLTANPQRAFAVGWT is encoded by the coding sequence GTGAGTCAGGTCGGTGCGCCCCGTACCGTCCGCACGGTGGTCGGGGACATTCCCCCGGCGGAGTTGGGGGTGTGCAACGCGCACGACCATCTCTTCTTCAGCAGTCCCCGCCTTCCGGGGCAGGAGTTGCGGGACGCGGGCGCCGCGACGGCCGAGCTGGCCGCGTTCGGCGCGGCGGGTGGCGGAAGCGTCGCCCAGTGGACCCCGTACGGACTGGGGCGGCGGGCCGCCGATCTGCCGCTGGTCGCCCGCGCCGCCGGGGTCCATGTCGTGGCCGCCACGGGACTGCACCAGGCCGTCCACTACGCGCCGGAGGTGCTGGACCGGCTGCGGGGCGGGCTGCGCGGCGGGCTCGCCGACGTCTTCGTGTCCGAGCTGACCGAGGGCCTGGCCACGTCCGGTGTGCGGGCGGGTTTCATCAAGGTGGCGGGCGGTTTCCACGCGCTCGACGCGCATGCCCGCTGGACGATGACCGCGGCGGCCGAGGCGCACCACGCCACGGGGGCGCCGATCGCCGTGCACCTGGAGCTGGGCACGGGCGCGCTCGACGTACTCGACCTGTTGTGCGGGGAGTTGGGCGTGGCGCCAGCCCGTGTGATCCTCGGACATCTCAACCGCTCCCCCGACCCGGTGGTACACCGGCAGGCCGCCGAGTCCGGCGCCTATCTGGCTTTTGACGGACCGTCACGCGCGAATCACGCGACGGACTGGCGCATGCCCGATGCCGTACGCGATCTTGCCGACGCCGGTTTCGGCGACCGGCTGCTTCTCGGCGGGGACACGACCACGGCCGGGGCCCGCTCGGTGAACGGCGGGCCCGGGATGCCGTATCTGCTGCGCCGCGTCCGGCCCCGGCTCGAACTCGCTCTGGGGAGCGAGCTGGTGGAGCGCGTGCTGACGGCGAATCCGCAGCGGGCGTTCGCCGTCGGGTGGACGTAG
- a CDS encoding ROK family protein, translated as MSGDATPGAVGEGSTRTRLDRGRGALGPALELVHTGRAPTRAVLTAELGVTRATAGAVAAELEALGLIRVDARPGAAAGSQGRPSHRLELAEDGPVALAAQVHADGFRAALVGLGGRLVATAPGCETVDADPAKVLRSVVEAGADLLRETGRRCVGAGVAVPSAVAEPEGTALNPLHLAWPAGAPVREIFAECVRAAGITGPAFAANDVNLAALAEHRHGAGRGARDLLCVATGHRGVGGALVLDGRLHTGSSGLALEVGHLTVNPEGRACHCGSRGCLDVEADPLAFLTAAGRDPGPEVSLLQQANELIRDHYADPGVRTAVEALIDRLGQGLAGLVNILNPDRIILGGLHRTLLDADPERLRAVVADRSLWGRSGGVPILACTLDHNSLVGAAELAWQPVLDDPIAALAHA; from the coding sequence ATGAGCGGCGATGCGACCCCCGGAGCGGTGGGAGAAGGAAGCACCAGGACACGCCTGGACCGAGGGCGGGGTGCGCTCGGACCCGCGCTGGAGCTCGTGCACACGGGACGCGCGCCGACCCGGGCCGTGCTCACCGCCGAACTGGGCGTCACCCGTGCGACGGCGGGCGCGGTCGCCGCGGAGCTGGAGGCGCTCGGGCTGATCCGCGTCGACGCCCGGCCGGGCGCAGCGGCCGGTTCGCAGGGCCGCCCCTCGCACCGGCTCGAACTCGCCGAGGACGGCCCCGTGGCGCTGGCCGCCCAGGTGCACGCCGACGGCTTCCGGGCCGCCCTGGTCGGCCTCGGCGGCCGGCTCGTGGCGACCGCGCCGGGCTGCGAGACCGTGGACGCCGACCCGGCGAAGGTGCTCCGCTCGGTCGTGGAGGCGGGCGCCGATCTCCTCCGGGAGACGGGCCGCCGCTGTGTGGGCGCCGGGGTGGCCGTCCCGTCGGCCGTCGCCGAACCCGAGGGCACCGCGCTCAACCCGCTGCACCTGGCCTGGCCGGCCGGCGCGCCCGTGCGGGAGATCTTCGCGGAGTGCGTCCGCGCGGCCGGCATCACCGGTCCGGCGTTCGCCGCCAACGACGTCAACCTCGCCGCGCTCGCCGAGCACCGGCACGGCGCCGGCCGCGGCGCGCGCGATCTGCTGTGCGTGGCGACCGGGCACCGGGGTGTCGGCGGTGCGCTGGTGCTCGACGGGCGTCTGCACACGGGCAGTTCGGGCCTCGCGCTCGAAGTCGGCCACCTCACGGTCAACCCGGAGGGCCGCGCCTGCCACTGCGGCAGCCGGGGTTGCCTGGACGTCGAGGCGGACCCCCTGGCGTTCCTGACCGCGGCCGGCCGCGACCCCGGCCCCGAGGTGTCCCTGCTCCAGCAGGCCAACGAACTGATCCGCGACCACTACGCCGACCCGGGCGTACGCACCGCCGTCGAGGCACTGATCGACCGGCTGGGCCAGGGCCTCGCGGGCCTGGTCAACATCCTCAACCCGGACCGCATCATCCTCGGCGGCCTGCACCGCACCCTCCTGGACGCCGACCCGGAGAGGCTGCGGGCGGTCGTGGCGGACCGGAGCCTGTGGGGGCGGAGCGGTGGCGTACCCATCCTGGCCTGCACACTGGACCACAACAGCCTGGTGGGCGCGGCCGAGTTGGCGTGGCAGCCGGTCCTGGACGACCCGATCGCGGCCCTGGCACACGCCTGA
- a CDS encoding alpha-ketoglutarate-dependent dioxygenase AlkB family protein, with amino-acid sequence MDAELFPRSRTEIAPGAVHLPDWLSPGRQKDLLEACRDWARPPAGLRTVRTPGGGTMTSRQVCLGWHWYPYGYAPTVVDGDGAPVKKFPAWLGELGRRAARDALGDRAVTTPGDRTPEAEGPPPPYDYDIALINFYDADARMGMHRDSDEKSGAPVVSLSLGDTCVFRFGNTASRGRPWTDVELRSGDLFVFGGAARLAHHGVPRVHAGTAPPELGLTGRLNITLRVSGLPGA; translated from the coding sequence ATGGACGCCGAACTGTTTCCCCGGAGCCGGACGGAGATCGCACCGGGCGCCGTGCACCTGCCGGACTGGCTGTCGCCCGGACGCCAGAAGGACCTCCTGGAGGCCTGCCGCGACTGGGCCAGGCCGCCCGCGGGACTGCGCACGGTCCGTACCCCGGGCGGTGGCACCATGACCTCCCGGCAGGTCTGCCTCGGATGGCACTGGTATCCGTACGGGTACGCGCCGACGGTCGTCGACGGGGACGGCGCGCCCGTGAAGAAGTTCCCCGCCTGGCTGGGTGAGCTGGGGCGCCGGGCGGCGCGGGACGCTCTCGGCGACCGGGCCGTGACCACTCCCGGGGACCGCACCCCGGAGGCAGAGGGCCCGCCACCCCCGTACGACTACGACATCGCGCTGATCAATTTCTACGACGCCGACGCCCGCATGGGTATGCACCGCGACAGCGACGAGAAGTCCGGCGCCCCCGTGGTGTCGCTGAGCCTCGGCGACACCTGCGTCTTCCGGTTCGGCAACACCGCGTCGAGGGGGCGTCCCTGGACGGACGTCGAACTGCGCAGCGGCGACCTGTTCGTGTTCGGTGGCGCGGCCCGGCTCGCCCACCACGGCGTGCCGCGCGTCCACGCGGGCACGGCACCGCCCGAGTTGGGACTGACCGGCCGCCTGAACATCACCCTGCGGGTGAGCGGCCTCCCGGGCGCATGA